A region of Acidimicrobiales bacterium DNA encodes the following proteins:
- the tuf gene encoding elongation factor Tu (EF-Tu; promotes GTP-dependent binding of aminoacyl-tRNA to the A-site of ribosomes during protein biosynthesis; when the tRNA anticodon matches the mRNA codon, GTP hydrolysis results; the inactive EF-Tu-GDP leaves the ribosome and release of GDP is promoted by elongation factor Ts; many prokaryotes have two copies of the gene encoding EF-Tu) gives CMPGDNTEMTVELIHPIAMDEGLRFAIREGGRTVGAGRVTKIIN, from the coding sequence GTGCATGCCGGGTGACAACACGGAGATGACCGTGGAGTTGATCCACCCGATCGCGATGGACGAGGGGCTTCGTTTCGCGATCCGCGAGGGTGGCCGCACGGTCGGCGCCGGCCGCGTCACCAAGATCATCAACTAG